A segment of the Arachis hypogaea cultivar Tifrunner chromosome 5, arahy.Tifrunner.gnm2.J5K5, whole genome shotgun sequence genome:
ggctgagggtttaggttttagggtgcagggtttagggtttagggtttatggtttagggtttagggtgtatggtttagggtttagggttcagggtttagggtttagggtaaagggtttatggtttagggtttagggtttaggatgttggggtttagggtttagggtttaggatgttggggtttagggtttagggtttagggcttagggtttagggttatggGATTAAGATTTATGGATTAGGATTTAgtattgagggtttatggtttagggtttatggcttagggtttagggtttattgtgtttagggttaagggttagggtttagggtttagggtttagggtttagggtttacatctcatgttttagggtttagggtttaggttttagggctgagggtttagggtttagggtttagggtttatgttgcACCGACTTTAATTTTTTTGTCTACTAAAAAGGACACATATTCATCAAATCTTCAATCAAAAATTATATCCAAGGGTCGGTTTCCAAGACTTCGCTGGAAAGTCCACCTAAACGTAAACCCTGTGCTTCATGCTTAAAAAATAACGTAACCAGATTGGTTTGCAATGGTGGTCATAACCGGGAGAGAACTAGATGCTACTAATCCGCGCACGATACTGGAAAGCAACCTCCGCCACTCATTTCGTCGTGATGCCCCCGAGGCGAAACTTTATGACGCGCTGACCTACAGCATGGGTAGCTGCAGACGAGCAGGTGTATATGTCAATTCGGGGTATGGGACAATACGCTTTCTGTAGATATTTATGCTTTAAACAACAATGGTACAACTTTGGACAAAAGGTTAATACGTACGCTGGGAAGGGAACCAGAAGGAAGCGAAAGTATTAGCCATTTTGGCTTTGTCCCATCTCCCAACGAATGCCTTTTGACGGTTTACTTATGTAGGAAATTCAGCATTACGCCCATCGCATATATAGCGCGCAGTCCCATGCCTCTACgaaataatgaattaaaataatgatGGCGAGGGGGTGGGGAAGGCATGGTGTGACTTAGCGCCTGATTGGAGGCCAGTCGATAGTTTTGGATTGATTTGACCGCGGTGGTCACAGCATAAGTGATTGCATAAGGAAGTTTTATAGTATAGTGTCAGTCAGAACTTTCACTTTTGGATACGGAACACACCATAAAACGAGCCCAAATAACAACGTACCATATGAGTGAAAGATTTGTCGCGAGTTTGACGATTACAACAGATAGCCGTGACTCCATCCACAACACCCGAGTACCGTTAACATAGACGCATCACATTCCGTAAACGGAGGATAAAGCCGTAGGCATTTGCAAGTTCCTTCGCATTTAAAATAAACCCACCTCCCGTGCTAAACGATCAGTATTCGaaacaccaaaaaaataaaaaaccaaaaaaacaaacACAATGGGCGACGGTGAAGCACGCTTCGACGGTGACACAAACAGCAGGTTAGACAGGTTTCATTTATGACTTTTAGAATACAACAAAACGCACTACGTTGCATATGCATGGTAGACGAATATTCGCCTTAACAACCACGTACGTGGTACATGCAGGGACGTATGCGAAGAGGTCCACGACGCAGATACAATTGAGCAGTCGCAGCCCCGGCAAGCGTGTGAGGTAAATCTTCTGATCAGGTGTACTTCACACATTCTTTAAACAAATAACTGATttgatattgtttttttttaatatgtaggTCCCCGGTGGACCCAAAGCTGCCTTGGAAAACATAGCCGAAGCTCCCCAGCCGGATGATGTTAATGCGGTCAAAGGTGACCAGATCCAGTCGGAAGAGGACTGGTCGTTTTCGAAGATCGGTCTCATCGTCAAAGACTTGATGAGGGGCTTCGTGGAAAAGGTTCTGGTTAGGTTTCACTCATAGGCCATGTATGTAACGTGTCATGTAGGTGTCCCTCATACTAAACCGGTTTTGCTTGTTCTCCGACAGAAGGATCTTGAGAAGGAGACCGACAACGCAGCTGCAGCAATCTCCGACAAAACCATCGTGTTGTTGGATTCCGACGGGGAGACGGATGAACAGTCAACCCCGCAGTCCATGAAAGTTGCATCTGGCATCGCTAGTGGAATGCCTATTGTCCCAGATCCGCCTGAGAATAGTACTCCACCCCTTTCAGGAACGGACAGCATCATGAGAAAGCTGTTTCGCACACCACCATCGGCAACAAGGAACGCCAAACGGCGACGTTCCGGTGATGGAACTGACAGTTCTATGCGATCTGGTTCCAGCAGGGAAAAGTCTGCCCATTCAACGAGCAAGAAGGTAACTAATCGGTAGGTTTGTTTATCGAAAACTGCGCTAACCTACTGACGTTTGACAAACATGTGTCGTAGATGAGGTTCAAGATCACACCCGCCATGGACTTTAACAACCGACAGTCGGCCTTATTCGCGTACGTCTTCGACGGAAACCTTGATCCATGGTAAAACTCGAGTTACGTTTTCTTTAAACCGGCTTATCGCGGTTATATTAAATCGTTAACACTTTCCTCTGACTATAGCGAGGAACTTGTCCGTATTGGAGTCAAGTCCGCGGACAGGGTTGATTTACACAGCTTACTACCGGGAAATGACGTTGATGACAAGGTATGGCACCTGTTTATGCTTGTTTTAAGTAGGAAAAACACATATATGGTGTTGCGAGACATCGTCGgggttttttgtttattttatatttttggctATTCTTCGTTGCCAGATCATCCACCTGGTTGCCATGACTATGACCGGTGCTGAGATACTTGCCACGTCGCCTGCGTACTGGTGCTTACCACCGTCTGTCTCGGTAAGTTTGTCCTGATCTGGCGTTGGTACACGTATAGAACATAACTTATTTAATGCGTCAGCGTTGTCTGTGCAGGATGATATATTGCACGGGGAGACGACAGAATTAATGCTCAACCGTTACATGGAGAACTGGATGCGGCCATCCAGATTCCTTGAACTTGTCTGTTAAAGGACAACTTTTGGTTCATCGTAAACTAAACCAGGAACAAGTGTCTTCAGTGGATTAACTATACGTGTTTATCCTGTGCAGATTTATGTCCCCATGCAGGACGCGCTGGGCCACTGGTTTTTGATGCTCGTGTCTCTGAAAGACAATGCAATTTACAACCTTGATTCATCACCGAACCAGTTCGAGACGCCTCACCGAGAAGACCGGATTCGGAAAACGGTTAAGTACAACTTTGATTGTAGTCTTTACTTTTAATTTGCCATACTGGCATAGCATGCAACACGGCGTGCATAAAAGCGTTCTGATTAATATTCCGCGGTCCGTGCAGGCAAGGGTGTTGTACAACGTCACACAAGCTGTTTACGAGAAGCAATTTATGCCCTTACCGAGCAACTTCGGAGGTTTCCCGATAAGGAGCCCCATAGGGATACCTAATTGTGGTCAGAGGTACGTTAACCGCAAATAAAACATGCATGTATCACAGTGATGATTTTCACATGTTTTCCATAATACGTACTGACGGTTACTGTCTATTCGTCGGATCAACATTCAGCATGAACTCAGGGATATGGGTCATTAGGTGGCTCAACATGGGGGACAAATTCAACCCGATCATGGACGGGATTGTAAGTACGCTCAAATAAAAATGGTAGATTACGGATTTTAAATTATAGGGTCACAATAAAATCGATCGTTAACCATCTTGCAGTTATGGGAGGACGAGATCAGGGCAACAACTGCGGTGAACCTGACCAGCACACCATTCAACAAACTCCGGGACCGTGTATTGGGCAAGGCAGAGTTATGGAGGATGAAAACAAAGAAGAGCACTTAAGTCGACCGGCTGGTACTGCATTGTCGACATGGATCAACCAGCTGTGACGCTTATGCCCCCATGCCACAGGTAGTATTACGTTGCTTTCTTCTTTAGTCTTGTATTAGGGTACGCTGCGAGCAGCTGTGGCGATTCAAGGTTATGTTACTCGCAAATTAAGACTTTATGTGTTTACGGAATTTCAAGGTTGTGTTTACACCTATTGCAATTTCAACGAATGattttctttaattatatttttacatatTGATGCGATGATGATTAGCTAGCGTATATTTTACTTACATTTAATTTTAACGCTCCAAGCCGGCTACTAAATACGCACCAGCGCGTAACGACACATCTAATTAATGCCATCAATTAACAATGTTATTTCTATTTACAATGCAAGTTCGTAGAatccatttttctttttatttttttggaaaactTATGTGGATTTTCGCCAACGAAATGATGCGTCGGTTAAGTCGACTGTCCGAGCGAATTGGATTCCAAAAGGCGACCCTTATCCATAAATATACTAGCATTCCTACTGTCAAAACCACTGGTCAGTGGATTACATCCTGTGAAGTATATACACTAGCAGGCCCCAGTCCAAGCGAGAGTTTTAATGGAGCGTTTCTGTAACGTCTCTGAACTACCCCGCGGCGTTTGGGTAGCCATAGCCATTAAAGTCGCGACCACATCGATTGAGGACCTGTGCAAGTTCCGTATGACGTGTTGCGTTGCGCGTGATGTAGGCGACGACGATAATGTCCTCAGGATGGTTGCCATACCACCTCCGCATCAACTGAATTGGGTGTGGATACGGGACCCTATTGGGCGAAGATTTTTCGAGAGGTGCATTGAAATTGGTCACCCGGAACTTCTGTTTCGGGAGGCGCTGCGGGAGCTCTACATAAGACGTAACCACGCTGTAGGATGGCAAATGATGCAAAATGCAGCAAGGAATGGGCTGGACGCAGCCAAGTACGCACTTTCAATGGAGTTGCTCCTCCGAAGGGACGACAGAGACGCCAAAAAAGAAGGTTTGGAACTTTTTCGTGCGCTCGAAGCAGGTAACTTACTCCCGGCATGTTACTCGAGTTGCTTCGCAGTCCTCACAATTTCTTGGCCAGATGAAGTCCAAATGCCAGATAAGGGAGAGGAACATACAATATGTGACTCGACCAGATGCATGACCCGAGGCCACATGGGTCTTCTCTATGACTACCGCCGAAGGGCGGCAGAGCGGGGCTCCATCCACAGAGTCGGAGGCGCCAACCATATTCGGTGCATTCGTTGTCGCGCCGACTACGAGGTGGAACGTTTCGTTGACATAGCTAGGGTTTAGGATTGTTATGCATATTAGGTTTGTTATTGACATATTATGTATCGGTTTAGTATGGACGTATAATATTAACGGTTATCTTCTTTATTATCATGTAAATGTTATTTAGGTAAACGGATACTTATTACATATAAATatcttataattaaaattaaacaacaGGAATTTGGAACAATGTCTAAATAatgttatttaatattattaaaatattagactTAACTACTAATATTAAATAATGATATAAGAAAACATAAAGAGAAATTTAAGGAACGTGTTGGCTAAGGAACCCTTCTGTGAGCCGACGGGAAACTCAATCGGCAGGCTCCCTAGACGACGTGATTGTAGCTGATTAGGTGTCGATGTACGGTACACAACCGATGGGATACCATCGCACACGGCACCGGGTGACTATATATACACCGTAAACAACAGCCATTGAGATAACTGATTGGAGCCTTTCAGTTATCCAGTATTTACAAATAACCGATCATTTATCTATCGTGTGAGGGCGCTCAGTACAAGGGGAGGAGATGTATCGTCCGACAGGCACTGCCAACCTTCCCCACGATGTATGGACCTTAATTGCTGGAAGGACCGCAGCACAGTCCGTCAGGGACTTGTGCAGTCTCAGGATGTCGTGCACCGCTGCACGTAATGCAGGGGATGAGGATTTCGTTTACAGATGCGCCAACATTCCAATTTGGGACCAGCGATGGTGGAGTGTGAGTCCCATGCACCATCCGGGAAGAAACTTCTTAGCGCGATGCAGGCAGAGAGGCCACGTGGAAGTTATGTTTCGGTATGCGGTGTCTGACCTTTTCCTAGGCGGGTGTCGTTTTGCAGGGATGGAAACCATGCACGTTGTCGCAGCCCAGGGCCATTCGGCAGCCCAGTACATAGTGGCGATGATGCTGATGCTACGCGACGACGCCGAGTCAAAGAACAAGGGCTTACAAACATTTCGTTGGCTTGAGGCGGCTGGTGCCCTGACAAACTGCAAACTGGTGTTCCGCGGCGTTGTCCAGGGGACGTGGAGACACCTGCGTCGCGTGCCGAGGCTAAACGAAGAGAATCAAGTTTGTTCTTCGCATGCATGTCCAAGCCGTGGGAACATGGGTGCCATTTACCGCCATCAACGCTATGGAAGAGGGTGGGACGTAAACGACGGTGACGGAGGTGCTGGTCATATTTCGTGCGTGCATTGTAGGGCTGATTATGAATTGATCCTGTTTGTCCACCTCTTTGACTGATTGGATAGGAATGGGttctcaatatttttttggttatCCAATGTAATATATCTATTATCACTATTATGTAATAATTTTTCCAACTATTTTGCCGTTTTGGTACTGTTTTATTTtgccatattttttatttttgtgttttctgcGTAGTCCCTAAAAAGTTAAGTTATGGAAAATACAATTGTTTCCACTCACTGGCCTCTCATTCGGTTACACTTGGTTGCATAGCCAGGtaacaaagttttttttttttgagatcaaCGCAAGTCCTGTCTGCCACGTTATTCATAGCAGTCCATAGACCTTCAGCCCTTCCTGTCTACTCTAACGTCACATTGCAAAGATTTGCAATCATATCGGATTTTGCGTAATCGATGCCGCCTTAGTTTTCCCAGGCTTTCTCTTCGTTTATCGATAAAACCACCAGGTGCATTATTATCTTCGTTTTCTGATGGAATACCATACGCACATTAATTAACCTCAATAAAATGTATTAATTTATCtattattaacttaaattttgtttttcattaaTGCATATCATTCCACACGTCCGTCACAATTCATAACCATTCCTTATATTTATCCATAACCACTTCCGGGAGAAGAGTCATAGCTTCAAGGGCCGTTATCGTCTACCAAACCTCCCGGTCTTCATCCAACAAAATGTCGCACGAATCCCTCGACGACCACGCCATTAGTCCGGGCGACCTCCAGGAACACCCGACCGCAGACCTAATCAACACCCTCCAACAGAGGATGAGGTTTCTGAGTGATAGTCTTCGTAGGACACAGGACGAAGCAAGGACGGCCAGGATCGAGGCAATCACCGCCAAAGTCAGGGCTAGTATCAGGAAGCATCAACTGGAACAAGGCCGCCGGTTGGAAAAGAAGTTGCGCACGGAGATGGAACAGCATCAAACCACCGTTCGCGAACTGGAAGCCAAAGCAAACGCTTTGAAAGCGGAAATTGCCGATCTTCGTCGAAGGGAACAGCAACAGATGGCACCGTGGTGTGAAATGGAAGGCAGGCTTGAGGTTGTGGAGATCAAGGTAGGTTTATTGGTCCGCCAACTGTATGGTCAACCTGCGGCAACGACAAACGGCTCTGACTATCAGGATCCCACCGGGCAGAATGGAGACGATGTCGGGGCTATATGAACCACGGCATCTACCGTCCGAGTCTTTATTTGCTCTGTTTCCGTATTTCGTTAGCTGTTCTTTTCATGTTCTGTAACCCCTGAGTAAAACTGGgttttcttaattatatataatatataatttccgAGTCGTttgagttatttttctttctttctttctattttcggaTGAAGCCATCTACACAGGCGGCCAAACCGGAAACACTCCGTCAACCCCTGTCGGAGTATAGGATCTTTAATGCCTGCTTCAACACAGCGACCGATACTATCCGGCCggtcaagaaaaaataaaaaggacaatAACGGTATAACACGTAAATCGTTTCGTTGCCCAACAGTAGAATATACACTGACATTAGTTAATTTTTACGGCTTAGCGCGTAACTCATTTCGTTTCACAATATTATGGTTAATACCGGATATTTAGTACAATTAATTTATGTACTTAGACCCATATTTACCTATACGTACAATTAGAAGTGGCATTTTTGTTGTTTGCAAATTTAATGGAGCTCGTCGATAATCGTTATTATTGGAAACTATCAGATAAAACAATTAAATACATGTCGTATTCTGTACATTATGGAATATTAAACTGAATAAAAATCGTCATTGATCACATCAGATTAAGTTATCGAATAATATGGTAATTTTTTTTCggtaaattgcaataataattttttttatgtttgatttgacaaaacaaaactcttttcttcATATCTCTGTACACCACACCCCTACACCTGACCCTGGCATCCCTGCACACCTGCTTATGAACCTAATTCGGCTTGAAGTACACGTTAACTCCTGAGCGTGGGGTCCGCGCGACAGAAATACGAATGTGCTTTCCAATTCTCTACGGATGGTTCTGGAAAGGataagataattaattaatatcggACGAACGAAATACTAATGTGCTTTCCAATTCCAACTGATTTGGTTTTACGACGCACAAATTTAATGTTGACTATTCGATTCTTGTGTTATATTCATGACAAGCTTAATTGCGTTCCTTAATTGCTCATTGAAGAAATGTTTAATGTTATcgttaactttttttttcaaccGAAATAGCTTAAATTAATGTCTTATTTTCGTGAATAAACCCCATTATTGACACGTTATTTGCGTAAAAAACTCATCCAAGCAActttatactatatatatttatacgtgCCCGTTATTCAGAACCCCCAAACCCTACTAACCACTAACCCTTATTCACGTCTTCCTTGCCGTAACTCCTTCTCTCAACTCTCAGTCTAGCCTTCTCCATAACTGCCACTATGTCGTCGTCGTCTTATCCCGAGAAAATGTCGGAGCAATCAATCACAGAACACGCCATTAGTCCAGAGGACCTCGTGGAACTCTCCATCGACGCACTTATCGACATCATCCGCGTAGATGATAGGTCCGCAGATTGTGATCACCAATGCAGAACTGAGCCAGGCAAAGGTGGAGCTGATGGCCTCCAAGTTCGTCTTCGAGGCAAGGAAGTATGAACTGGAGAAAGAGGTACAGGAAAAGCGACGgcttgaaaaagaattgaaaacagAGAAGCGAAAAAATGACACGCTCCTTCAACAGTTGGTTCTCACTGAGAAGGAATTACAGGCTGAAATTGCCAAGCGCCATGAACGACAAGAGGTTGAGTCTCTTCCGTGGTCTAAGCTGGAACGCCGGCTGGACGTTGTGGAGGAAAGGCAAAAGTTCTTGCTCCGTCGTCGTCCTCGTCGTCATCCGGCCGGGCAGAATGAAGACGGGGCCGGAGTTAGTTGATGGGTTGCACATGCAAGATATCTGAATGTCATGTTTTCCGCCGAGGCCTGTGTGATCCTTTTATTTCCTATGTTTGTTCCGTCGCCCTTTTGATATTCTGCAATGGAACTTAAACACGGATAACATAATTATGCATACTTTTCTCTGTGTTCTTAGCTTGTTGAAACACAATTAGGGATTTACGTTACGACGAAGCCAAACGCTAAtacctaataaaaaaaattaatacagacATGGtgtcctttttttttaaatcatacaaAATACGTCTTTTAAAAACCCTAAACAAacatttagtgtatttacataataaattatatattatttaaaacagAAGAAGTTAAACAATCCTATAGTCTATAAGTCTCTAAATATTAGAACTTTACACTAACATTGTCCCCAACCCGAAGT
Coding sequences within it:
- the LOC112799891 gene encoding uncharacterized protein, encoding MERFCNVSELPRGVWVAIAIKVATTSIEDLCKFRMTCCVARDVGDDDNVLRMVAIPPPHQLNWVWIRDPIGRRFFERCIEIGHPELLFREALRELYIRRNHAVGWQMMQNAARNGLDAAKYALSMELLLRRDDRDAKKEGLELFRALEAGNLLPACYSSCFAVLTISWPDEVQMPDKGEEHTICDSTRCMTRGHMGLLYDYRRRAAERGSIHRVGGANHIRCIRCRADYEVERFVDIARV
- the LOC140184640 gene encoding uncharacterized protein, which codes for MYRPTGTANLPHDVWTLIAGRTAAQSVRDLCSLRMSCTAARNAGDEDFVYRCANIPIWDQRWWSVSPMHHPGRNFLARCRQRGHVEVMFRYAVSDLFLGGCRFAGMETMHVVAAQGHSAAQYIVAMMLMLRDDAESKNKGLQTFRWLEAAGALTNCKLVFRGVVQGTWRHLRRVPRLNEENQVCSSHACPSRGNMGAIYRHQRYGRGWDVNDGDGGAGHISCVHCRADYELILFVHLFD